The Synechococcus sp. WH 8101 sequence TCGAGCACCGTGCCGCAGCGGGAGCAGATCGGCGTGGCACCACGGGGAGGGCGGAGCACGATGGCGGGCCCGCAACAGCATTCCGGACAGCGAAAACGCGGCATGGGCCCATCGACTGGATGACCCGCAGCGTCAGGCCATCGATTGCGACAATCATGCGTTGCCATCTGCCGCATCGCCATGCCCCTCAGCTCCCTGGTGCGTCTGCTGCAGAGTTCGGCGCTCACCGGAGAGTTGCTGGAACGGCGCTCACGTGATCAGCGTCTGTTGCTCCGGGGTGGCCACAGGGCGGCGCGGGCCCTGGTGGCTACGGCGCTCGCCCGTCGCGCCGACCAGCCGCTGCTTGTGGTGGTGCCGACCCTGGAGGAGGCCGGTCGCTGGACGGCGTTGCTGGAGTTGATGGGGTGGAGCAGCACCCAGCTCTATCCCACCAGCGAGGGATCCCCCTACGAACCGTTTGACCCCACCACGGAGATCACCTGGGGCCAGCTGCAGGTGCTCAGCGAACTGCAGAGCGGCAGCGCCCGGCCGGATCTGGCGATCGTCGCCACCGAACGCTGCCTCCAGCCCCACCTGCCGCCGCCGCAGGCGTTGGCCGAGCGCTGCCGCAGCCTGCGCAAGGGCGACACGGTCGACCTGGAAGAGCTGGCCACCTGTCTGTCCCAACTGGGCTACGAGCGGGTGTCGAGCATCGACCAGGAGGGCACCTGGAGCCGTCGCGGCGACATCGTCGACATCTTTCCGGTGAGCAGTGAGCTGCCGGTGCGGCTGGAGTTCTTCGGAGATGATCTCGACAAGCTGAGGGAATTCGACCCCGCCAGCCAGCGCTCTCTCGATGCGATCGAGAGCCTCCGCCTCACCCCCACCGGCTTCAGCCCCCTGATTGCCGAGCAGTTGCGGGAGCGGATGCCCGATGGCCTGGAGGCCCTGCTCAGCGAGCAGGCCTTGCAGGAGTTGCTTGAGGGGGGCACCCCTGAGGGGATGCGCCGCCTGATGGGACTCGCCTGGGATGCCCCAGCCTCCCTGCTCGACTACCTGCCCGCCCATTGCTGCGTGGCGATCGATGAACGGCGCCACGGTCGCGCCCATGGCCAGCAATGGCTCGATTACGCCGAAGAGCAGCACGGGGAACTGACCGCTGAGCTGAGCCAGCCCCTGCCGCTCCTGCACCGTCCGATCGAGGCGGCCATGGCCTTGGCGGAAGCCTTTGATGGGTTTGACCTGGCGGAGCTGCAGGAGAACGACAGCCACGCCAATGCCTTTGATCTCACCAGTCGACCGGTGCCGGCTTACCCCAACCAGTTCGGGAAGCTCGGGGAGCTGGTGAAGGGCTATCAGGCCGAGAAACAGTCGGTGTGGTTGCTCTCCGCCCAGCCCAGTCGCGCGGTCGCCCTGCTGGAGGAGCACGACTGCATCAGTCGGTTTGTGCCCAATGCCGCCGATGCACCGGCGATTGAACGGCTGGTGGAGCAGGGCACCCCCGTGGCGCTGAAAACGAAGGGAACGGCGGAATTAGAGGGACTGCAGCTCCCCGCCTGGCGGGTGGTGTTGATCACCGATCGGGAATTCTTCGGGCAACACAACCTCGGCAGCAGCGGTTACGTGCGTCGACGGCGCAAGGCGGCCAGCCGCACGGTCGACCCCAACAAGATGCGCCCCGGTGACTACGTGGTGCATCGCAACCACGGCATCGGCCGTTTCCAGAAGCTGGAGAAACTGGCGATCAGCGGTGAGGTGCGCGACTACCTCGTCGTGCAGTACGCCGATGGCATCCTTCGGGTCGCCGCCGACCAGCTGGGCAGCCTCGGCCGCTACCGCGCCAACAGCGACACCCCACCCCAGCTCAGCAAGATGGGCGGCTCGGCCTGGGTGAAGGCGAAGGAGCGCGCCAGCAAGGCGGTGCGCAAGGTGGCGCTCGATCTGGTGAAGCTTTACGCCGAACGGCATCAGGCCCCGGGCTTCGCCTTCCCCGCCGATGGCCCCTGGCAGGAGGAACTCGAAGACTCCTTCCCCTACGAGCCCACGCCGGATCAGCTCAAGGCCACGGCGGAAGTGAAGCGCGACATGGAACAACCCCAGCCGATGGACCGGTTGGTGTGCGGCGATGTGGGCTTCGGCAAGACGGAGGTGGCGATCCGGGCCATCTTCAAGGCGATCACCGCCGGCAAACAGGTGGCGATGCTCGCTCCCACCACCGTGCTCGCCCAGCAGCACTGGCGCACGTTGTCGGAACGCTTTGCCCCCTATCCGATCAAGGTGGCGCTGCTCAACCGTTTCCGCACCGCCAGCGAGCGCAAAGCCATCCTGGAGGGTCTCAAACAGGGCACGATCGATGCGGTGGTCGGGACCCACCAGTTGCTGAGCAAGAGCACGAGCTTCGACAAGCTCGGCCTGCTGGTGGTGGATGAAGAACAGCGGTTCGGGGTGAATCAGAAGGAGAAGATCAAGGCCCTGCGCAAGGACGTCGACGTGCTCACCCTGTCGGCGACACCGATCCCCCGCACGCTCTACATGAGCCTTTCCGGGGTGCGGGAAATGAGTCTGATCACCACGCCGCCGCCGCTGCGTCGTCCGATCAAGACTCACCTGGCGGCCCTCGATGAGGAGGCGGTGCGCAGTGCGATCCGCCAGGAATTGGATCGCGGCGGCCAGGTGTTTTATGTGGTGCCCAGGGTGGAGGGCATTGAGGAGGTGGCGGCTCAGCTGCGCCAGATGTTGCCCGGTCTGAAGCTGCTCGTGGCCCATGGCCAGATGGCCGAGGGAGAGCTGGAGAGTGCCATGGTGGCGTTCAACGGCGGTGAGGCGGATGTGATGCTCTGCACCACGATCGTGGAGAGCGGCCTCGATATCCCCAGGGTGAACACGATCCTGATCGAGGACGCCCATCGCTTCGGCCTGGCCCAGCTCTATCAGCTGCGCGGACGGGTAGGACGCAGCGGCATCCAGGCCCATGCCTGGCTGTTCTATCCCGGCGATGCCTCTCTCAGCGATGCCGCCCGCCAGCGCCTGCGGGCGATCCAAGAATTCGCCCAGCTCGGCAGTGGCTATCAGCTCGCCATGCGCGACATGGAGATCCGCGGCGTCGGCAATCTGCTTGGTGTGGAGCAGAGCGGCCAGATGGAGGCGATCGGCTTCGACCTCTACATGGAGATGCTGCAGGAATCGCTGGCGGAGATCCAGGGTCAGGACATTCCGGCGGTGGACGACACCCAGGTGGACCTGCAGGTGACCGCCTTCATCCCAGCCGACTGGATCACCGACTCCGACGAGAAGATGGGGGCCTATCGCGCTGCGGCCGAGTGCACCAGCGCCGAAGCGCTGGTGGACCTGGCGGCCACCTGGGCGGACCGCTATGGCGCCCTGCCTGGTCCGGTGCAGTCACTGCTGCAGCTCATGGACCTCAAGCTGCTCGCCAAGCGCTGTGGTTTTTCCCGGATTCGCCCCGAGAAACCAAACATCGCCTTGGAGACCCCGATGGAGGAGCCGGCTTTCCGTTTGTTGCGCCAGGGGCTGCCCCAGCACCTGCATGGCCGACTGGTGTATCAGGCCGGCACGGGCACCAGCGCCAAGGTGCTCGCCCGCGGTCTTGGTGTGTTGCCGATGGAGAAACAGCTGGAGGAGCTCAAAGGCTGGCTGGAGCAGATGGCAGCCCAGATTCCCGATGCTGATGGGTTCACCGCCGAGCAGCGACAGGAGCAGGACAAGGCCCGCAACGAGGCGGTGCTGTCGGTGTGACGCGCCTGGAGAGGCCGGCCCTGGGGATGGCGAGGTCGTGACCCGCAAAAATGAGAAGCGGCCGACACATTGCGCAATTCTTCGTTACAGTTTCTGGAGTACGCGGAGTCGTCGTGGGTGAGTTCATCGATCCGATCAGCAGCGCTGGATCCATGGGCCTCTTCGGCAGCCTGATCGGCGCTGCCGCCCTCGGCGTGTATGCCCTCTGGCAGAACGACACCCAGAATGATGATGACGATTCCAATCCCGGTGGTGGCTTGATGCAACCGGTGGCCTGACCCTTCACATCTGGTCATCCCTCTCCCCCGTTTGGGTGATTCTTTTTGAGCGGCAGTGGTCGACGGTGGAGATGTCCTCCGTCAGCACTGGATGACTCCCCGCCTGTTGCGCTGTTTTGTCACTGCCTCTCTTGGCGTTGTGGCCCTGGCAGCAATTTCCCCTGTGGAGGCCAGATCCTGGTCGGCCATTGATGCGCTGCGCACCCGTCTGAGCCGCGAAGGGGTGCGCGTCGTTCAACGCGATTGTCCGCAGCGTGGTCTGCAAGGTCTGTATCACCCCCGGAGCGACACGCTTGTGGTCTGTCGCTCCCACCGCAGCGCCGCTCAGGTCTGGGACACCCTTGCCCATGAAGCGACGCACCGCATGCAGCAGTGCGCCGGTGGCGCGATCACCAAGCGTGATCAGCACCAGGCGATGGTTGTTGCTCTCAACCGCAGCCATCCCGCTGAGATCGCTTCGCTGCGGGCCTATCCACGCGTTGAGCAGCTGGCTGAGCTGGAAGCCCGTTACACCGCAAAGCTTCCGCCTGATCAGGTGCTGCATCTGTTCGATCGCTACTGCGGTGGCCAGACACGCCTCTGAGGGCGCCATCGCTGCTGACGTTGTCACCTCTCCGTTCGTCCTTTATCCGTTCTTCCTTCCATCCTCATGAACCAACTGTTGATGCAACTGGCCCTCGCTGCTCTGGGGCAGTTCGCTGGTGGCGGCCTCGGTGGGGCGCCGATGGGCCTGCCGATGACTCCGATGGCTCCCATGTCTCCCATGGCTCCCATGTCTCCCATGGCCCCCATCACTCCGGTCCCCACCAGAGCCACGACCCCCTCCCTCCAATTGGCCTCCCTGGCCACGGCCACCTGCCTGTTGCGGGGCGGTGTCATCCAACGGGATCAGGCCCTGCAGATGATGCACCATCAGGGCCAGACCTGGGGGTGGCGCCCCGACTGGGGCCAGCGCATCCCCCTCGCCCAGGTGGATCGGGCGATCGGTTCCGCCGGCGGCTGCACGGCTTTGCTGGAGCGGATGCAAGACGGCGAACGGGGTGGCAACAGGGTGGTTCCTGCCACCTACCCCAGCCCTTCAAGTGGGGCCAGCAGCTTCAGTGAGCGCGAAGGCTTCGGGCTGGCGCCCTATCGCTGAAGTGCCGACTTGAGATTGGCGGAGCCGGGCTTGTAGGCCCGGCCGCTGCTGGGAGCCGCCAGGGCTTTGATCAGGGTTGTTTCGGCAACGCGGTACTGGCTGTCTTTGTTGGTGCCGAGGTCTTCCAGCTTGAGCGATTGGATTTCCTCCTCGCTCATCTCCACCTTCACATCCGGCTTGATGCCGTTTTTGTGAATGTCGGTGCCACTGGGCGTCAGATATTTGGCGATGGTCACCGTCATGCCGGACCCATCCGCCAGGCCGCGCACGGATTGCACCAGGCCTTTGCCGAAGGTTTTCTGGCCCACCAACTGGGCCCGGTGGTTGTCCTGCAGGGCACCGGAGAGGATCTCGCTGGCACTGGCGGAGCCTTCATTCACCAACACCACCACGGGACGCTGGGTCAGAGCACTGCCGGTGGCCCGCCGCACATCCTGAATGCCGTCGCGGGTCTTGGTGCTGACGATCGTGCCTTCATCGAGCCACTGGCGAGCGATGTCCACGCTTGCTTCCAGCAGGCCACCTGGATTGCTGCGCAGATCGAGCACGTAGCCATCTACGCCTTGCTCCTCCAGGCTGCGGATCGCCGCCCGCATCTCCTTGGCAGCGTTGGCATTGAATTGCTTGAGGCGGATATACCCCACCTTCTGACCGTTGGGCGCCTTGTTGAGCTGGCTGCTCACCGAGTGGATTTCGATGCGGGCCCGCACGAGGGGCACCTGCAGCACCTGGCCCTTGCGACGCAGGCCGAGGGTCACCTGTGTCCCTTCCTTACCGCGGATCAATTTCACCGCGTCTTCGGTGGTCATCCCCTTGGTGGAGGAACCATCGATCGACACGATCACGTCCTTCGGTTGCACACCGGCGCGGGAGGCCGGGGTGCCTTCGATCGGCGACACCACCACGATGTCTTTGGTTTCTTTATCGAGCGAGATCTGAATGCCCACCCCGGTGAGTTCACCGGAGGTGTCGATCTGCATCTCCTTGAATTCCTTTGGATCGAGGAACCGGGTGTAGGGATCATCGAGGCTGGCGAGCATGCCTCGGATCGCTTCATACGATTCCTGCGTGCCGTTGTAAGGCTTGGCGAGCAGGTTGCGGCGCAGGCTTTGCCAACGCTCCGGGTTGTATTCGCCGGTGGAGTCGAGGTAGTCGCGATAGACGATCTGCCAGACCTGATCGATCACCTCCTTCGGGCTGTCGGTGATCGCCGAGGACGTGCTGCTTGGGAGCCCCAGGCCGGGTGAGGCCACCGCCACGGCCGCTGAAACGCCGCCCACTCCCAGAAGCACCATCCAGGTGCTGCGGCGATCACGCATGGAGCGGCGGTGCTGGGGGGAGGGCATGGGAAACGTCCCGTCAGGACTGATCCTTCACCCTAACGAGTTCAGGCGGGTTCCACCCAGCGACCATCGTCTTTGATCAGCTGAATCAGGGCCTCCACCCCTTCGGATTCCGGCACCTTGCGGATCTCGTCCCGGCCGCGATAAAGGGAGATCACCCCAGGGGTCTTGCCCACGTAACCGTAGTCAGCATCAGCCATCTCGCCCGGGCCGTTGACGATGCATCCCATCACGGCGATGTCGAGACCGGTGAGGTGGGAGGTGGCGGACCGCACCTGGTGCAGCACTTCTTCGAGATTAAACAAAGTGCGACCGCAGCTCGGACAGGCCACGTATTCGACCATCGTTTTGCGCAGCCCCAGGGCCTGGAGGATGGAGAAGCAGACGGGAATCTCTTTCTCCGGTGCTTCGGTGAGGGAGACGCGGATCGTGTCACCCAGACCTTCCGCCAGCAGGGTGGCGATCCCGGCGGTGCTTTTGATCCGGCCGTAGTCACCATCGCCCGCCTCGGTGACACCGAGATGCAGTGGATAGCGGAACCCCTCCGCATCCATGGTGTCGGCCATCAGCCGGTAGGCCGCCAGCATCACCGGCGCCCGCGAGGCTTTCATCGAAATCACGATGTTGTGAAAGTCGAGCGCATCACAGAGCCGCACGAATTCCATCGCCGATTCCACCATCCCTCTCGGTGTGTCGCCGTAAGTGAACAGCATCCGTTCGGCGAGGGAGCCGTGGTTCACGCCGATGCGCAGGGCCTTGTTCTGCGCTTTCAGCACTTCCACCAGCGGGGCGAAGTCATCGCGGATGCGCGCGCCGATCGCATCAAATTCCGCCTGCGTGAACTCCTGACGGCTGGGGTCGGGTTTATCGAACACAAACAGCCCGGGGTTGATCCGCACCTTGTCGACATGGTTCGCCACTTCCAGGGCGATACGAATGCCGTTGTGGTGCACATCCGCCACTAGGGGCACCGCACAGCCCTGGCTGCGCAGCGCCGCGCGGATCTCCTTCATCGCCTTGGCATGCGCCATCGAGGGGGTGGTGACCCGCACGATTTCGCAACCCGCATCGGCCAGTCGACGAATGCCGGCCACAGCCGCCTCGATGTCGAGCGTGTCCTCGTTGATCATCGATTGCACCACCACCGGGTGCTCACTGCCGATCGGCACATCGCCCACCATCACGGTGCGGGTGACGCGGCGGTGGATCTGGGTGTCGTACCGACGGGACGAGCCGACAGAAGAGGTGGCGGTCAAGGGGAGGGAGCGCCGAAAGCGGCTTCACCCTGACACAGACGCTCCCGGATCTGACGTAGATCCGACCGGGTCAGGTCGAGCGGTCGGCCTGGCTGCGTTGAGGGATTGCGAAGTAGATAGGAGGGATGGAACAGGGGCATCCAGGCCCGTCCATCCCGTTCGATCCACTGGCCACGCAGGCCGGTGATCGGCCCGCGTTCCTCCAGCACGGCCGCCAACGCCGTGGACCCCAGCAACCCCACCACGGCGGGATTGACCAAGGCGATCTGTTGCTCCAGCCAGGGGCGACAGGCGGCGAGCTCCTGGCGTTTCGGTTTGCGGTTGCCGGGCGGCCGGCACTTCACGGCATTGCAGATGTAAAGGTCATGGTCTGGGTTGAAGCCCGTTTCGCGCAGCAATTGATCGAGCAGGCGTCCGGAGCGCCCCACGAAGGGGCGCCCCTCAGCATCTTCTGACGCGCCCGGCGCTTCGCCGATCAACATCAGCGGAGCAGCAGCCGAACCACGGCTGATCACCACCTGGTTGCGACTGCCGGCTAGGTCACAGGCCTGGCATTGGCGGCAGGCCGTGGCGAGCGTGGAGTCGTTGGTGGTGTCGTCGTCGCTGTGGGGCTTGGCGGGCGACGCGGCTGTGCACAGGAGCAGCAGCCGATTCCCCTCCGGATCCGCCAGCCAGCATTCGGCGCCGAAGGGTTCTTGCCGCGCCGGTTCAACCACCGTGGCGCCGAGTTGGCGCGCGGCGTCCACCATGGCGTGGAGTGGCTCCAGCGGGTCATCTGCTGTGACGCCCACCTGGTGCTGCAAACAGGGTGCCAGAGCCTGAGCTGCAGTTGGCCTATCGCGAGTGCGTGAGGGGCGATAGAGCTGCAGAACCCCACCACCAGGAAGGTCCACCAGCCAGTGCTGCTCCGCGACGCCTGGGCGATGGTTCGTCTGAAACAAGGCGCCGTAAAAGCGGGCCAGGGCCTCGGGTTGCTGGGCGGCCAGCACCCAACTGAGGCTGGTGGTGGGTTGGGCCGTCATCGCAGCGCTGCGGGTGCTCCAGTCTGGTTGTCTGGAACACCAGATCAGGCAGGATGGGTCATCCCTGCGCACCCGCTGGAGGAGTGCCGCGTTGATGTCAAGCCCGTCAGTTCTCTCCCATCGGGCTGTGGCCCTGAAGCCGTCACTGACGCTTGCGATTAGCGCCCGTGCTCAGGCTTTGAAGGAGGCGGGCCGCGACATCTGCAGCCTCAGCGCCGGTGAACCGGATTTCGACACGCCTGAATTCATTGTCGACGCGACGATGAAGGCGCTCCGCGATGGGATCACCCGCTATGGACCCGCCGCCGGCGATCCGCAGTTACGCGAAGCGATCGCCCGCAAACTCAGCAACGAGAACCGGGTGCCTACCGACGCCGCCCAGGTGCTCGTTACCAACGGCGGCAAGCAGGCGATTTACAACCTTTTCCAGGTGCTGCTCAATCCGGGCGATCAGGTGCTCATCCCGGCGCCCTACTGGTTGAGCTATCCCGAGATGGCTCGACTGGCGGGTGCGGAACCGGTGGTGCTGCCTTCGTCTGCTGCGACAGGATTCCAATTGGATCTGGAGGCACTCGACGCGGTGCTCACCCCGCGCAGCCGGCTGCTCGTGCTCAACACACCGAGCAACCCCACCGGCCGGGTGATGCAGCGGGCTGAGTTCGAGGCCCTGGCGGCATGGCTGCGACGCCACCCTGATCTGCTCGTGATGTGCGACGAGATCTATGAGTTCCTGCTGGCTGAGGGCGAAACCCACCACAGCCTGGCGGCCCTGGCTCCCGATCTGGCGGAGCGCATTTTTATCGTGAATGGCTTCGCTAAGGGTTGGGCGATGACCGGCTGGCGCCTGGGCTATCTGGCTGGGCGCGCCGAGGTGATCAAGGCAGCAGCGGCGCTGCAGAGTCAGAGCACCAGCAATGTCTGCAGCTTTGCCCAGCGCGGTGCCCTGGCTGCCCTGGAGGGATCGCGCAGCTGCGTCACTGCGATGGCGGCGAGTTACAACGAACGCCGTCAGCAGATGATTGCGGGTCTGCAGGCGATCGATGGGCTGACGCTGGTGCCGCCCCGGGGTGCCTTCTATGCCTTTCCCCAGCTTCCGGACGACACCACCGCGTCCGTGGAGTTCTGCCGTCTTGCCCTGGAAGAGGAGGGTCTGGCGTTGGTGCCCGGTGAACCGTTCGGGGATCGGCGATGCGTCCGGCTGTCCTGCGCTGTGGCTCGTGAGACGATTGCGGATGGTCTTGAGCGCCTGCAGCGATTGCTCGATCGCCTCAGGGGCTGACACCACACCTCACTGTTCAAGCAACCCATTTCAGCCATGCCCGCACGAGAACGTCGGGCCGTCGTGTGCCTTGGCCTGCTGGTCAGCCTCGTCACGACGGCCCTTCCCACCTGGGCGCAGCAGGTGCTGCGCATCGGCGCCATTCCGGATCAAAATCCGGAGCGCCTCAATCGTCTGTACGGCGTCCTGGCGAAGCAGCTCAGCAGTGACCTGAAGGTTCCGGTCCGCTATGTCCCCGTCAGCAACTACCCCGCCGCCGTGACGGCTTTTCGCACCGGCAGCCTCGATCTGGTCTGGTTCGGTGGTCTCACCGGTGTTCAGGCCCGTCTGCAGACGCCCGGCGCCAAGGTGCTGGCCCAACGCGACATCGACGCCAAGTTCCGCAGCGTCTTCATCGCCAACACCGCCAGTGGCCTGAAGCCGATCAGCAGTCAGAAGCAACTCACCACATTGCGCGGCAAGCGGTTCACCTTCGGCTCGGAGAGCTCCACCTCCGGCCGTCTGATGCCCCAATACTTCCTGCAGCAGGCTGGCGTGTCGCCCAGTCAGTTCGCCGGTGGTCGCCCTGGATTCAGCAAGAGTCACGACGCCACCATCGCTCTGGTGCAGAGCGGCTCTTACCAGGCCGGTGCCCTGAATGAACAGGTGTGGTCGACTGCGGTGAACGAGGGGCGCGTCGACCCGCGCAAGGTGCGCGTGATCTGGCGAACACCCACCTACGTGGATTACCACTGGGTTGTCCGTCCGGGTCTGGATCAACGCTTCGGCAAGGGCTTCACCACCCGTCTGCAGAAGGCCCTGCTCAACATCGATCGCACCACCGCCAACGGCAAAACGATCCTCGAACTGTTTGCTGCCGGGTCGTTCATCCCCGCCAAAGACAGTCAGTACCAGTCGATCGAACAGGTCGGCAGGCAGTTGGGCAAGATCCGTTGAGCGCAGTGCTCGCCCTGGATCAGGTGTCCGTTGTCGGCCGTGATCTGCCGCGTCTCGATGCGGTCTCCCTGGTGTTGCACCAGGGAGAGCGGGTCGCCCTGCTCGGTCCGAGTGGTGCCGGCAAGAGCACCCTGATCGCCGTGGCCAACGGCAGCCTGCGTCCCGATCGGGGCCAGGTGGTCTGGCCGCAGCAAAGACAGGGGCGGCGGCAACGGCGGGCGATCGGCACCCTCTGGCAAGACCTGCGCTTGGTGGAGGAGCTCTCGGTGCAGCAGAACGTCAACGCCGGCGCGCTTGGCCGGCGTTCGCTGGGCTGGGCCCTGCTCAATCTGCTCTTGCCTCTTGACACGCCCGCTTGTCGCCGCTGTCTGGAGGCGGCAGGGCTGGATCCGGGCCTGCTCGAGCAGCCCGTCTCCCGCCTCTCCGGGGGGCAGCGTCAGCGGGTGGCGATCGCCCGTCTGCTGCGCCAGGAACCGGAGTTGCTCCTGGCCGATGAGCCGCTGGCCAGCCTCGATCCCGCCCTAGTGGACGACATCCTCCAGCGCCTGCTGCATCAGAGCGCGGCCACGGTGCTGATCAGTCTTCACCGCCCCGATCTGGTCGATCGCTTCGATCGGGTTGTGGGTCTGCGCGCCGGATCGGTCTGTCTGGATGCGG is a genomic window containing:
- the ispG gene encoding (E)-4-hydroxy-3-methylbut-2-enyl-diphosphate synthase; this translates as MTATSSVGSSRRYDTQIHRRVTRTVMVGDVPIGSEHPVVVQSMINEDTLDIEAAVAGIRRLADAGCEIVRVTTPSMAHAKAMKEIRAALRSQGCAVPLVADVHHNGIRIALEVANHVDKVRINPGLFVFDKPDPSRQEFTQAEFDAIGARIRDDFAPLVEVLKAQNKALRIGVNHGSLAERMLFTYGDTPRGMVESAMEFVRLCDALDFHNIVISMKASRAPVMLAAYRLMADTMDAEGFRYPLHLGVTEAGDGDYGRIKSTAGIATLLAEGLGDTIRVSLTEAPEKEIPVCFSILQALGLRKTMVEYVACPSCGRTLFNLEEVLHQVRSATSHLTGLDIAVMGCIVNGPGEMADADYGYVGKTPGVISLYRGRDEIRKVPESEGVEALIQLIKDDGRWVEPA
- a CDS encoding uracil-DNA glycosylase family protein, with the protein product MTAQPTTSLSWVLAAQQPEALARFYGALFQTNHRPGVAEQHWLVDLPGGGVLQLYRPSRTRDRPTAAQALAPCLQHQVGVTADDPLEPLHAMVDAARQLGATVVEPARQEPFGAECWLADPEGNRLLLLCTAASPAKPHSDDDTTNDSTLATACRQCQACDLAGSRNQVVISRGSAAAPLMLIGEAPGASEDAEGRPFVGRSGRLLDQLLRETGFNPDHDLYICNAVKCRPPGNRKPKRQELAACRPWLEQQIALVNPAVVGLLGSTALAAVLEERGPITGLRGQWIERDGRAWMPLFHPSYLLRNPSTQPGRPLDLTRSDLRQIRERLCQGEAAFGAPSP
- a CDS encoding S41 family peptidase, yielding MPSPQHRRSMRDRRSTWMVLLGVGGVSAAVAVASPGLGLPSSTSSAITDSPKEVIDQVWQIVYRDYLDSTGEYNPERWQSLRRNLLAKPYNGTQESYEAIRGMLASLDDPYTRFLDPKEFKEMQIDTSGELTGVGIQISLDKETKDIVVVSPIEGTPASRAGVQPKDVIVSIDGSSTKGMTTEDAVKLIRGKEGTQVTLGLRRKGQVLQVPLVRARIEIHSVSSQLNKAPNGQKVGYIRLKQFNANAAKEMRAAIRSLEEQGVDGYVLDLRSNPGGLLEASVDIARQWLDEGTIVSTKTRDGIQDVRRATGSALTQRPVVVLVNEGSASASEILSGALQDNHRAQLVGQKTFGKGLVQSVRGLADGSGMTVTIAKYLTPSGTDIHKNGIKPDVKVEMSEEEIQSLKLEDLGTNKDSQYRVAETTLIKALAAPSSGRAYKPGSANLKSALQR
- a CDS encoding putative selenate ABC transporter substrate-binding protein, with the translated sequence MPARERRAVVCLGLLVSLVTTALPTWAQQVLRIGAIPDQNPERLNRLYGVLAKQLSSDLKVPVRYVPVSNYPAAVTAFRTGSLDLVWFGGLTGVQARLQTPGAKVLAQRDIDAKFRSVFIANTASGLKPISSQKQLTTLRGKRFTFGSESSTSGRLMPQYFLQQAGVSPSQFAGGRPGFSKSHDATIALVQSGSYQAGALNEQVWSTAVNEGRVDPRKVRVIWRTPTYVDYHWVVRPGLDQRFGKGFTTRLQKALLNIDRTTANGKTILELFAAGSFIPAKDSQYQSIEQVGRQLGKIR
- the mfd gene encoding transcription-repair coupling factor translates to MPLSSLVRLLQSSALTGELLERRSRDQRLLLRGGHRAARALVATALARRADQPLLVVVPTLEEAGRWTALLELMGWSSTQLYPTSEGSPYEPFDPTTEITWGQLQVLSELQSGSARPDLAIVATERCLQPHLPPPQALAERCRSLRKGDTVDLEELATCLSQLGYERVSSIDQEGTWSRRGDIVDIFPVSSELPVRLEFFGDDLDKLREFDPASQRSLDAIESLRLTPTGFSPLIAEQLRERMPDGLEALLSEQALQELLEGGTPEGMRRLMGLAWDAPASLLDYLPAHCCVAIDERRHGRAHGQQWLDYAEEQHGELTAELSQPLPLLHRPIEAAMALAEAFDGFDLAELQENDSHANAFDLTSRPVPAYPNQFGKLGELVKGYQAEKQSVWLLSAQPSRAVALLEEHDCISRFVPNAADAPAIERLVEQGTPVALKTKGTAELEGLQLPAWRVVLITDREFFGQHNLGSSGYVRRRRKAASRTVDPNKMRPGDYVVHRNHGIGRFQKLEKLAISGEVRDYLVVQYADGILRVAADQLGSLGRYRANSDTPPQLSKMGGSAWVKAKERASKAVRKVALDLVKLYAERHQAPGFAFPADGPWQEELEDSFPYEPTPDQLKATAEVKRDMEQPQPMDRLVCGDVGFGKTEVAIRAIFKAITAGKQVAMLAPTTVLAQQHWRTLSERFAPYPIKVALLNRFRTASERKAILEGLKQGTIDAVVGTHQLLSKSTSFDKLGLLVVDEEQRFGVNQKEKIKALRKDVDVLTLSATPIPRTLYMSLSGVREMSLITTPPPLRRPIKTHLAALDEEAVRSAIRQELDRGGQVFYVVPRVEGIEEVAAQLRQMLPGLKLLVAHGQMAEGELESAMVAFNGGEADVMLCTTIVESGLDIPRVNTILIEDAHRFGLAQLYQLRGRVGRSGIQAHAWLFYPGDASLSDAARQRLRAIQEFAQLGSGYQLAMRDMEIRGVGNLLGVEQSGQMEAIGFDLYMEMLQESLAEIQGQDIPAVDDTQVDLQVTAFIPADWITDSDEKMGAYRAAAECTSAEALVDLAATWADRYGALPGPVQSLLQLMDLKLLAKRCGFSRIRPEKPNIALETPMEEPAFRLLRQGLPQHLHGRLVYQAGTGTSAKVLARGLGVLPMEKQLEELKGWLEQMAAQIPDADGFTAEQRQEQDKARNEAVLSV
- a CDS encoding pyridoxal phosphate-dependent aminotransferase; the protein is MSSPSVLSHRAVALKPSLTLAISARAQALKEAGRDICSLSAGEPDFDTPEFIVDATMKALRDGITRYGPAAGDPQLREAIARKLSNENRVPTDAAQVLVTNGGKQAIYNLFQVLLNPGDQVLIPAPYWLSYPEMARLAGAEPVVLPSSAATGFQLDLEALDAVLTPRSRLLVLNTPSNPTGRVMQRAEFEALAAWLRRHPDLLVMCDEIYEFLLAEGETHHSLAALAPDLAERIFIVNGFAKGWAMTGWRLGYLAGRAEVIKAAAALQSQSTSNVCSFAQRGALAALEGSRSCVTAMAASYNERRQQMIAGLQAIDGLTLVPPRGAFYAFPQLPDDTTASVEFCRLALEEEGLALVPGEPFGDRRCVRLSCAVARETIADGLERLQRLLDRLRG
- a CDS encoding ATP-binding cassette domain-containing protein, producing MSAVLALDQVSVVGRDLPRLDAVSLVLHQGERVALLGPSGAGKSTLIAVANGSLRPDRGQVVWPQQRQGRRQRRAIGTLWQDLRLVEELSVQQNVNAGALGRRSLGWALLNLLLPLDTPACRRCLEAAGLDPGLLEQPVSRLSGGQRQRVAIARLLRQEPELLLADEPLASLDPALVDDILQRLLHQSAATVLISLHRPDLVDRFDRVVGLRAGSVCLDAVPAELSPEQLERLYRP